The following coding sequences are from one Streptomyces venezuelae window:
- a CDS encoding SigE family RNA polymerase sigma factor yields the protein MAEVLDFTAVQARGAATLRPTRRPRATGGMPVIAPMPAARPTRIPAQREGADDTMTAGTTVDHLTETYRAHYRSLLGLAALLLDDTASCEDVVQEAFIRVHSARKRVRDPEKTLAYLRQTVVNLSRSALRRRILGLKLLSKPMPDMASAEEGAYDQLERDELIKAMRGLQRRQREVLVLRYFADMTEAQVAETLGISLGSVKAYGSRGIAALRVAMEAPA from the coding sequence GTGGCAGAGGTACTCGACTTCACAGCGGTACAGGCGAGAGGCGCGGCGACACTGCGCCCCACTCGCCGTCCCCGCGCGACCGGTGGCATGCCGGTGATCGCACCCATGCCCGCGGCGCGTCCGACCCGCATTCCGGCGCAGCGCGAGGGCGCTGACGACACGATGACCGCGGGCACAACAGTCGACCATCTCACCGAGACCTACCGCGCCCACTACAGGTCGCTGCTCGGCCTCGCCGCGCTGCTCCTGGACGACACGGCGTCCTGCGAGGACGTCGTGCAGGAGGCGTTCATCAGGGTGCACTCGGCGCGCAAGCGGGTGCGGGACCCGGAGAAGACGCTGGCCTACCTGCGCCAGACCGTCGTGAACCTCTCGCGGTCGGCGCTGCGCCGGCGCATCCTCGGGCTGAAGCTGCTCTCGAAGCCGATGCCCGACATGGCGAGCGCGGAGGAGGGGGCGTACGACCAGCTGGAGCGCGACGAACTGATCAAGGCCATGCGCGGCCTCCAGCGGCGCCAGCGCGAGGTCCTCGTGCTGCGGTACTTCGCCGACATGACCGAGGCGCAGGTCGCCGAGACACTCGGCATATCGCTGGGCTCAGTGAAGGCGTACGGCTCGCGCGGCATCGCGGCCCTGCGGGTCGCCATGGAGGCGCCGGCATGA
- a CDS encoding aspartate kinase, whose protein sequence is MSLVVQKYGGSSVADAEGIKRVAKRIVDAKKNGHQVVVVVSAMGDTTDELIDLAGQVSPIPAGREFDMLLTAGERISMALLAMAIKNLGHEAQSFTGSQAGVITDSVHNKARIIDVTPGRIRTSVDEGNIAIVAGFQGVSQEGKNITTLGRGGSDTTAVALAAALDAEVCEIYTDVDGVFTADPRVVKKARKIDWISFEDMLELASSGSKVLLHRCVEYARRYNIPIHVRSSFSGLQGTWVSNEPQGDRKVEQAIISGVAHDTSEAKITVVGVPDKPGEAASIFRAIADAEVNIDMVVQNVSAASTGLTDISFTLPKAEGRKAIDALEKTRAAIGFDSLRYDDQIAKISLVGAGMKTNPGVTATFFEALSDAGVNIELISTSEIRISVVTRADDVTEAVRAVHTAFGLDSDTDEAVVYGGTGR, encoded by the coding sequence GTGAGCCTTGTCGTGCAGAAGTACGGAGGCTCCTCCGTAGCCGATGCCGAAGGCATCAAGCGGGTCGCCAAGAGGATTGTCGACGCCAAGAAGAACGGCCATCAGGTCGTTGTCGTGGTGTCCGCCATGGGTGACACGACGGATGAGTTGATCGATCTTGCCGGGCAGGTGTCGCCGATCCCTGCCGGGCGCGAATTCGACATGCTGCTGACCGCTGGTGAGCGGATCTCGATGGCCCTGCTGGCCATGGCGATCAAAAATCTGGGCCACGAGGCCCAGTCGTTCACGGGCAGCCAGGCCGGCGTCATCACCGACTCCGTCCACAACAAAGCGCGGATCATCGATGTCACCCCGGGCCGCATCCGGACCTCCGTCGACGAGGGCAACATCGCCATCGTCGCCGGGTTCCAGGGCGTCAGCCAGGAGGGGAAGAACATCACGACCCTCGGGCGAGGTGGCTCGGACACGACCGCCGTCGCCCTCGCCGCCGCTCTCGACGCCGAGGTCTGCGAGATCTACACGGACGTCGACGGTGTCTTCACCGCCGACCCGCGTGTGGTGAAGAAGGCCCGGAAGATCGACTGGATCTCGTTCGAGGACATGCTGGAGCTCGCCAGCTCCGGCTCCAAGGTGCTCCTCCACCGCTGCGTGGAGTACGCCCGCCGTTACAACATCCCGATCCACGTGCGGTCCTCGTTCTCGGGGCTGCAGGGCACATGGGTCAGCAACGAACCGCAAGGGGACCGCAAGGTGGAGCAGGCCATCATCTCCGGTGTCGCGCACGACACCTCCGAGGCCAAGATCACGGTCGTCGGCGTGCCCGACAAGCCGGGCGAGGCCGCCTCGATCTTCCGCGCCATCGCGGACGCCGAGGTCAACATCGACATGGTCGTGCAGAACGTGTCGGCCGCCTCGACCGGCCTGACCGACATCTCCTTCACCCTCCCCAAGGCCGAGGGCCGCAAGGCCATCGACGCCCTGGAGAAGACCCGTGCGGCCATCGGGTTCGACTCCCTTCGTTACGACGACCAGATCGCCAAGATCTCGCTCGTCGGGGCGGGGATGAAGACCAACCCCGGCGTCACCGCGACCTTCTTCGAGGCGCTCAGCGACGCCGGCGTGAACATCGAGCTCATCTCGACCTCCGAGATCCGCATCTCGGTCGTCACGCGCGCCGACGACGTCACCGAGGCCGTCCGCGCCGTGCACACCGCCTTCGGGCTCGACTCCGACACGGACGAGGCCGTGGTTTATGGAGGCACCGGCCGATGA
- a CDS encoding aspartate-semialdehyde dehydrogenase, protein MSRKPTLAVVGATGAVGTVMLQILSQHADIWGEIRLVASPRSAGKKLAVRGEETEVMALSEDAFDGVDVAMFDVPDEVSAQWAPVAAAKGVVVVDNSAAFRMDPDVPLVVPEVNPHAARVRPRGIVANPNCTTLSMIVAVGALHAEFGLRELIVSSYQAVSGAGRDGVDTLRRQLQLVAGSELGTSPGDVRRAVGDDTGPFPEPVALNVVPWAGSLKDDGWSSEEMKVRDESRKILGLPGLRVAATCVRVPVVTTHSLTVHARFEDEVTVDRAREILATAPGVVLFDNPAAGEFPTPADVVGTDPTWVGRVRRSLDDPTALELFVCGDNLRKGAALNTAQIAELVAGEFTAG, encoded by the coding sequence ATGAGCCGTAAGCCGACGCTCGCGGTCGTCGGAGCGACCGGGGCCGTCGGCACCGTCATGCTCCAGATCCTGTCGCAGCACGCCGACATCTGGGGCGAGATCCGTCTCGTCGCCTCCCCGCGCTCGGCCGGCAAGAAGCTGGCCGTGCGCGGGGAGGAGACCGAGGTCATGGCCCTGTCCGAGGACGCCTTCGACGGGGTCGACGTCGCCATGTTCGACGTACCCGACGAGGTGTCCGCGCAGTGGGCGCCCGTCGCCGCAGCCAAGGGCGTCGTCGTGGTCGACAACTCCGCCGCCTTCCGGATGGACCCGGACGTCCCGCTGGTCGTCCCCGAGGTCAACCCGCACGCCGCGCGCGTGCGGCCGCGCGGCATCGTCGCCAACCCGAACTGCACGACCCTCTCGATGATCGTCGCCGTCGGCGCGCTGCACGCCGAGTTCGGGCTGCGCGAGCTGATCGTCTCCTCGTACCAAGCGGTGAGCGGGGCGGGCAGGGACGGCGTGGACACGCTGCGGCGGCAGCTGCAGCTGGTCGCGGGCAGCGAGCTCGGCACCAGCCCCGGCGATGTGCGCAGGGCCGTCGGCGACGACACCGGCCCCTTCCCCGAGCCCGTCGCGCTGAACGTCGTGCCGTGGGCCGGGTCCCTCAAGGACGACGGCTGGTCGTCGGAGGAGATGAAGGTACGGGACGAGTCGCGGAAGATCCTCGGGCTGCCGGGGCTCCGCGTCGCCGCCACGTGCGTGCGCGTGCCCGTCGTCACCACGCACTCCCTGACCGTCCACGCCCGCTTCGAGGACGAGGTGACGGTGGACCGGGCGCGCGAGATCCTCGCGACCGCGCCGGGCGTCGTGCTCTTCGACAATCCGGCCGCGGGGGAGTTCCCCACCCCGGCGGATGTCGTGGGCACCGACCCGACCTGGGTGGGACGGGTACGGCGGTCGCTGGACGATCCCACCGCGCTGGAGCTCTTCGTGTGCGGGGACAACCTGCGCAAGGGGGCCGCGCTGAACACCGCTCAGATCGCGGAGCTGGTGGCCGGGGAGTTCACGGCCGGCTGA